The genomic segment GCCGCCGGGTGCAGGGCGCGGACGAGACGCCGGATGTCGATCTCGGCCGCAAACGAACGATTGCGGAGGCCTTTCTGACGGCTTCGCGCAGCGGCGATCTGCAGGCGCTGATTGCGGTGCTCGCTCCAGATGTCGTGTTTCGCCTGGATGCGACGGCGGCGCGTTTCGGCGCCTTCGGCGAAAGACGCGGCGCATCCGAAGTGGCAGAGTTGTTCAAGGGCCGGGCGCAGGCGGCAGAGATCGCCATAGTCGACGGCGAGCTTGGCTTCGTCGTGCGCATCGCGGGTCAGATCCGCGTCGTGGTGGCGTTTACTATCGCCGACGACAGGATTGCGGCAATCGAAGCCATCGCCGATCCAGACCACCTCAAACGGCTTGAATATTCGATCCTGCGGGATTGAAATCGCTGGAAAAATTTGCCGCTCCTTGACGGCGAGTGCGGCTGAGAACGAGCGCGCTGGCGCCGTTCCCGTGCGGCTGGCTGCGCTTCATTTCTCTTGACAGCAGTCTCTTCGATTTTATTCTATTATAAGGATTAACATGTCATAACTATGGAATTTGCAAATATGATCATGTCGGGCGACCAGGCGAAGAAGCCGCTTCTCCTCACCAATGTCAGACCGACGGCTTTCGGTGCGGGCGCATCCGAGGGGGTGATCGACATTCTCGTCAATGCCGACGGCCGCATCGCCCGGATCGGTCCATCGCTTCCAGCCGCTGAGGATGTGACACGCATCGACGGCAAGGGGGCTTTCATTTCGCCGGGCTGGATCGATCTGCACGTCCACATCTGGCATGGCGGCACCGACATCTCCATCCGCCCGTCCGAATGCGGTCTCGAGCGCGGCGTCACCACCCTGGTCGACGCCGGTTCGGCCGGCGAGGCGAATTTCCATGGCTTCCGCGAGTATATCATCGAGCCCTCGCGCGAGCGCATCAAGGCCTTCCTGAACCTGGGCTCGATCGGTCTCGTCGCCTGCAACCGCGTCGCCGAGCTCAGGGATATCAGAGATATCGATCTCGACCGCATTCTCCAAGTCTACGCTGAAAACAGCGAGCACATCGTCGGCATCAAGGTGCGCGCCAGCCACGTCATCACCGGCTCCTGGGGTGTCACTCCCGTCAAGCTCGGCAAGAAGATCGCCAAGATCCTGAAAGTGCCGATGATGGTCCATGTCGGCGAGCCGCCGGCGCTTTATGACGAAGTGCTTGAAATTCTCGGCCCCGGTGAC from the Rhizobium sp. NXC14 genome contains:
- a CDS encoding amidohydrolase/deacetylase family metallohydrolase, encoding MSGDQAKKPLLLTNVRPTAFGAGASEGVIDILVNADGRIARIGPSLPAAEDVTRIDGKGAFISPGWIDLHVHIWHGGTDISIRPSECGLERGVTTLVDAGSAGEANFHGFREYIIEPSRERIKAFLNLGSIGLVACNRVAELRDIRDIDLDRILQVYAENSEHIVGIKVRASHVITGSWGVTPVKLGKKIAKILKVPMMVHVGEPPALYDEVLEILGPGDVVTHCFNGKAGSSLMEDEDLFNLAERCASEGIRLDIGHGGASFSFKVAEAAIARGLLPFSISTDLHGHSMNFPVWDLATTMSKLLSVGMPFDKVVEAVTHAPASVIKLSMENRLAVGAQAEFTVFDLVESELEATDSNGDVSVLNKLFEPRYAVMGAEAVAASRYVPRARRLVRHSHGYSYR